From a single Endozoicomonas euniceicola genomic region:
- a CDS encoding SpoVR family protein, producing the protein MSDQKPLSTGSEWTFEQLSTYDETIGRLAKQFRLDTYPTQIEIISSEQMIDAYASVGMPLMYNHWSFGKHFLDNLKNYQRGHMGLAYEIVINSNPCIAYLMEENTMAMQALVIAHACYGHNSFFKGNYLFQQWTDADAIIDYLLFARNYITRCEEKYGVDKVEELLDACHALMNQGVNRYKHPKPVSAAEEEAMAKEREEYIQRNLNDLWRTIPAKEEPESKKKKRFPEAPEENLLYFIEKNAPLLENWQREIIRIVRKIAQYFYPQRQTQVMNEGWATFWHYTLTQELYKQGFINEGYMLEILHSHTSVVFQPDFDDPRYTGINPYTLGFNIYRDLRRICEAPTPEDREWFPDLAGSDWLDTLHFAMHNFKDESFILQYLSPKVMRDMHLFCIEDDDVNSFLEVSCIHDEPDYRTLKQSLATQYNLGNTEPNIQIYNVDIRGDRSLTLIHTMHEGRPLEEESTQEIIKHLHYLWGFNIRLKSVDERGEEREVYALSG; encoded by the coding sequence ATGTCAGATCAGAAACCTCTATCAACCGGTTCTGAATGGACCTTTGAGCAGTTGAGCACCTACGACGAAACCATAGGCAGGTTGGCAAAACAATTCCGGCTGGATACCTACCCGACCCAGATTGAAATCATCAGTTCCGAGCAGATGATTGACGCTTATGCGTCAGTAGGAATGCCTCTTATGTACAACCACTGGAGTTTTGGCAAGCATTTTCTGGACAACCTGAAAAACTACCAGCGCGGCCACATGGGACTGGCTTACGAAATAGTGATTAACTCCAACCCCTGCATTGCTTACCTGATGGAAGAAAACACCATGGCGATGCAGGCACTGGTGATCGCCCATGCCTGCTACGGTCATAATTCATTCTTCAAGGGCAACTATCTGTTTCAGCAGTGGACCGATGCCGACGCGATTATCGACTACCTGTTGTTTGCCCGAAACTACATTACCCGGTGCGAAGAGAAGTACGGTGTCGACAAAGTTGAGGAGCTGTTAGACGCCTGTCATGCCCTGATGAACCAGGGAGTTAATCGCTACAAACACCCCAAGCCTGTTTCTGCCGCTGAAGAAGAGGCGATGGCCAAAGAGCGCGAAGAGTATATTCAGCGAAACCTCAATGACTTGTGGCGAACGATCCCGGCTAAGGAAGAACCTGAAAGTAAGAAAAAAAAACGCTTTCCTGAAGCGCCGGAAGAAAACCTGCTGTACTTTATTGAAAAAAATGCGCCCCTGCTGGAAAACTGGCAACGTGAAATCATTCGTATCGTGCGCAAAATCGCCCAGTACTTCTATCCCCAGCGACAAACGCAGGTGATGAATGAAGGCTGGGCAACGTTCTGGCACTACACCCTGACCCAAGAGCTATACAAACAGGGATTTATCAATGAAGGGTATATGCTTGAGATACTGCACTCTCACACCAGTGTCGTGTTTCAGCCCGATTTTGACGATCCCCGTTACACCGGCATAAACCCTTACACTCTGGGTTTTAATATTTACCGGGATCTCCGCCGGATCTGCGAAGCTCCAACCCCTGAAGACCGGGAGTGGTTTCCTGACCTGGCCGGTTCTGACTGGCTCGACACCCTGCACTTCGCCATGCACAACTTCAAGGATGAAAGTTTTATTCTGCAATATTTGTCACCCAAAGTGATGCGGGATATGCACCTGTTCTGCATCGAAGACGACGATGTCAACTCTTTCCTTGAAGTGTCCTGCATTCATGATGAACCGGACTACCGGACATTAAAGCAGTCCCTTGCCACCCAGTACAATCTGGGCAACACGGAACCAAACATTCAGATTTACAACGTGGATATTCGCGGTGACCGCTCACTGACGCTTATTCACACTATGCATGAGGGTCGTCCGCTGGAGGAGGAAAGCACACAGGAAATCATAAAGCACCTGCACTATCTCTGGGGCTTTAATATCCGCCTTAAGTCCGTTGATGAGCGGGGGGAAGAGAGAGAGGTTTATGCTTTGTCGGGATAA
- a CDS encoding SulP family inorganic anion transporter — MIELTANKATSLKSDLLSGLTVALALVPEAVAFAFVAGVEPLVGLYAAFMVGLITAVVGGRPGMISGATGALAVVMVSLVADHGVQYLFATVVLMGIIQVLAGTLKLGKFIRMVPHPVMLGFVNGLAIVIFLAQLGQFGVAGEAGWLNGTFLEGSVLDVAWVEGVELYMLVGLVALTMAIIHFLPKLTTAVPSSLVAIVVVSLLVFAFGLDTRTVGDVAGIAGGLPTFSIPAVPFNLETLWIILPYSLVLAAIGLIESLLTLRMVDEITETHGSSNRECIGQGVANIATGFFGGMGGCAMIGQSMINVNSGGRGRLSGISAALFLLVFILFASSLIEQIPVAALIGVMFIVVIGTFEWSSLRIMNKIPKGDAFVLVLVSVVTVLTDLAVAVITGVIVSALVFAWEHAKHIRVEKKDDLKGSTVYKVHGPLFFGSTTTFLEQFKPQQANKDVIIDFADSRVCDHSGLEAIDTLAERYLNSGKTLHLLHLSPDCCQLLKRAGNLVEVNVIEDPKYFVATNA; from the coding sequence GTGATTGAATTAACTGCCAATAAAGCAACGAGTCTGAAAAGTGACCTGCTTTCCGGCCTGACCGTCGCTTTGGCCCTGGTTCCCGAAGCCGTTGCTTTTGCCTTTGTTGCAGGTGTTGAACCCCTGGTAGGCTTGTATGCCGCTTTCATGGTGGGGTTGATTACCGCTGTTGTCGGCGGGCGACCCGGCATGATTTCCGGAGCCACAGGGGCACTGGCCGTTGTCATGGTTTCGCTGGTCGCGGATCATGGGGTGCAATACCTGTTTGCTACTGTCGTATTGATGGGCATTATTCAGGTGCTGGCAGGGACTTTAAAGCTGGGTAAATTTATACGAATGGTTCCGCACCCGGTGATGCTGGGCTTTGTGAATGGTCTTGCCATTGTTATCTTTCTTGCCCAGCTGGGACAGTTCGGAGTAGCTGGTGAAGCCGGATGGCTCAATGGCACTTTCCTGGAAGGCAGTGTTCTGGATGTCGCATGGGTTGAGGGAGTTGAGCTTTATATGCTGGTTGGTCTCGTTGCCCTGACCATGGCCATCATTCATTTCCTGCCCAAACTGACCACTGCGGTTCCTTCCTCCCTGGTGGCCATTGTTGTTGTGAGCCTTCTGGTGTTTGCTTTTGGGCTTGATACCAGAACGGTAGGCGATGTCGCTGGTATTGCGGGCGGACTGCCAACATTCAGTATCCCGGCGGTGCCTTTCAACCTTGAAACATTGTGGATTATTCTGCCGTACTCCCTGGTACTGGCGGCTATCGGCCTGATTGAATCATTGCTCACTTTGAGAATGGTGGACGAAATTACCGAAACCCACGGTAGTTCCAATCGTGAGTGTATTGGTCAGGGTGTGGCGAATATTGCCACGGGCTTCTTTGGTGGTATGGGTGGCTGTGCCATGATCGGGCAAAGCATGATCAATGTGAACTCTGGGGGACGTGGTCGTTTATCCGGCATTTCTGCAGCGCTGTTTTTGCTGGTGTTTATTCTTTTTGCTTCCTCATTGATTGAGCAGATTCCTGTCGCTGCCCTGATTGGCGTGATGTTTATTGTTGTGATTGGCACCTTTGAGTGGAGTAGCCTGCGTATCATGAACAAAATTCCAAAAGGCGATGCTTTTGTTCTGGTACTGGTGTCGGTTGTGACCGTTCTGACGGATCTCGCCGTAGCGGTCATCACAGGTGTTATTGTGTCGGCACTGGTCTTTGCCTGGGAACATGCCAAGCATATCCGGGTTGAAAAGAAGGACGACCTCAAGGGCTCAACGGTCTACAAAGTTCATGGTCCACTGTTCTTTGGCTCAACCACTACATTCCTTGAGCAGTTTAAACCGCAGCAGGCTAACAAAGACGTTATCATTGATTTCGCTGACTCCAGGGTGTGTGACCATTCCGGCCTGGAAGCCATTGATACACTGGCAGAGCGTTACCTTAACTCAGGTAAAACCCTGCACCTTTTACACCTGAGCCCTGACTGTTGCCAGCTGCTCAAACGCGCAGGCAATCTGGTCGAAGTGAATGTAATTGAAGATCCAAAATACTTTGTGGCTACTAATGCCTGA
- a CDS encoding RNA-guided endonuclease InsQ/TnpB family protein, giving the protein MLRATKVRIYPTSEQAEFLDRQFDAVRFVWNKALAIKVHYYKVRGQSLSPKKHLKPLLAKAKKSRKYSWLKNADSIALQQATINLDTAFQNFFNPKLQARFPRFKKKHGKQSSYHCTSVSVGDNWIKIPKRKPIRAKVHREIVGKVKSITLSRTLTGKYFASILADDTQEQPKQIDNLEANQVVGVDMGITDLAITSTGHKTGNPRFLKKAQRNLKRKQQALSRCKKGSKGRHKARLLVAKAHERVAFARNDFQHKLSKQLIDENQAVIVEALKVKNMLKNKRLARSIADAGWHSLITKLEYKAKQEGKHLVKIDQWFASSKTCSVCDLKQEKMPLRIRSWECSCGAIHDRDINAARNIKKQGILKLKAEGLSVSADGGLRKSGRLSVAA; this is encoded by the coding sequence ATGCTGAGAGCCACCAAAGTACGAATCTATCCAACATCAGAGCAGGCGGAATTTCTCGACCGTCAGTTTGATGCTGTGCGGTTCGTATGGAACAAGGCCCTGGCTATTAAGGTTCATTATTACAAGGTTCGTGGGCAGAGCCTTTCTCCCAAAAAACACCTGAAGCCCTTGCTGGCAAAAGCCAAGAAAAGCCGAAAGTACTCATGGCTGAAAAACGCTGACTCTATTGCACTGCAACAGGCCACTATCAATCTGGATACGGCCTTTCAAAACTTTTTCAATCCCAAATTGCAGGCAAGATTTCCTCGCTTCAAGAAAAAGCATGGCAAGCAAAGTAGCTACCATTGTACGTCTGTCTCTGTGGGCGATAACTGGATAAAAATCCCCAAGCGCAAGCCCATAAGGGCTAAAGTGCATCGTGAAATAGTGGGTAAGGTGAAGTCTATCACCCTGAGCAGAACGCTAACCGGCAAGTATTTTGCCTCCATATTGGCTGATGATACCCAGGAACAACCAAAACAGATTGATAATCTTGAGGCTAATCAGGTTGTCGGTGTTGATATGGGGATTACTGATCTGGCTATCACCAGTACCGGCCATAAGACTGGCAATCCTCGCTTTCTGAAAAAAGCACAACGTAACCTGAAAAGAAAACAACAGGCTCTATCTCGCTGCAAGAAAGGCTCAAAAGGTAGGCACAAAGCCCGTTTATTGGTGGCAAAGGCGCATGAGCGTGTAGCCTTTGCCCGTAATGATTTTCAGCATAAGCTATCAAAACAACTCATCGACGAAAACCAAGCGGTGATTGTGGAGGCACTGAAAGTTAAAAACATGCTCAAGAACAAGCGTCTTGCTCGTTCTATTGCTGATGCTGGCTGGCATTCACTGATAACCAAACTCGAATACAAGGCAAAGCAGGAAGGTAAACATCTGGTGAAGATAGACCAGTGGTTTGCATCCTCTAAAACTTGCTCAGTCTGCGATTTGAAACAGGAAAAAATGCCATTGAGAATCCGATCATGGGAGTGTAGCTGTGGTGCTATCCATGACCGGGATATTAATGCAGCTCGCAATATCAAGAAGCAAGGCATATTGAAATTAAAGGCGGAAGGACTGTCCGTTTCTGCTGATGGAGGCTTGCGTAAATCCGGCAGACTGTCGGTTGCTGCCTAA
- a CDS encoding YfcZ/YiiS family protein, with translation MTGLTDPKDTHLDMDIHAADLPDARERLYQLTALVHKIETAPCLIDYETELFEKDTIIHAHFEFCCAAEKLIFQLNTEFNSKYKLLAENA, from the coding sequence ATGACCGGCCTTACCGACCCAAAAGATACACACCTTGATATGGACATTCACGCCGCCGACCTGCCGGACGCGAGGGAGCGGCTGTACCAGCTGACAGCTCTCGTTCATAAAATCGAAACGGCTCCCTGCCTGATTGATTATGAAACGGAACTTTTTGAAAAAGACACAATTATCCACGCCCACTTCGAGTTCTGCTGCGCCGCTGAAAAGCTGATTTTCCAGTTAAATACCGAATTTAACAGCAAATATAAACTACTGGCAGAAAATGCCTGA
- a CDS encoding hydrolase — translation MLSLENTVLVITDVQGKLATLMHEKDALYKHLAAITAGAKELDLPVLWMEQIPHKLGPTITEVSEQLPEQTPISKSAFSGCGEPEFIKALEQTGRKQVLIVGIEAHICVYQTAMDLHKAGFEVEVVADAVSSRTRQNKTIALDKLSKAGIGITSTEMALFELMKTADAPQFRTIARLIK, via the coding sequence ATGCTTAGTCTTGAAAATACGGTTCTGGTGATTACTGATGTGCAGGGCAAACTCGCTACTCTGATGCACGAAAAAGACGCTCTGTATAAACACCTTGCTGCCATCACAGCAGGTGCGAAAGAGCTGGACCTGCCGGTACTCTGGATGGAGCAGATTCCTCATAAGCTGGGCCCTACCATTACCGAAGTGTCTGAGCAGCTGCCCGAACAGACACCCATCAGTAAAAGTGCTTTCAGCGGTTGTGGCGAGCCGGAGTTTATAAAAGCACTGGAGCAGACCGGGCGCAAACAGGTGTTGATCGTTGGCATTGAAGCCCATATCTGCGTTTATCAGACGGCAATGGACTTGCATAAAGCGGGTTTTGAGGTGGAAGTCGTAGCAGATGCCGTATCATCCCGCACCAGGCAGAACAAAACTATCGCCCTGGATAAACTGAGCAAAGCGGGCATCGGCATCACCAGTACCGAAATGGCGCTGTTTGAGCTGATGAAGACAGCAGACGCCCCTCAGTTTCGAACGATTGCCAGACTGATCAAGTAA
- a CDS encoding HpcH/HpaI aldolase/citrate lyase family protein yields MLAKSYLFVPGDDDKKMLKAKNSGADAVIFCLEDAVVESNKSVAREKVRQFLQAHQKRSEVQLWVRVNSLASPHTLNDLVSVMPGKPFGIFLPKPSDADDFRTVDHYLTALEVQNNLPVGSTPIISVAESSIGAINQNTFINASTRLSGFTWGAEDLPADIGATTNRDQDGAHFLIHRMNRANCLLVASAGNMQAIDGICDDYKSQKKLRAECERARMEGFTGKLAIHPDQVEIINQCFTPSTDEVAYARRVVDAFANAKGAGTVGLDGRMLDLPHLKQAQRILRLVRST; encoded by the coding sequence ATGCTGGCTAAATCCTATCTGTTTGTTCCCGGCGATGACGACAAAAAAATGTTAAAGGCAAAAAACTCCGGGGCTGATGCGGTGATATTTTGTCTTGAAGATGCTGTTGTGGAGAGCAATAAGTCAGTAGCAAGAGAAAAAGTGCGCCAGTTTCTTCAGGCTCACCAGAAGCGGTCTGAGGTGCAACTCTGGGTTCGGGTTAACAGCCTCGCTTCGCCTCATACCCTTAATGATCTGGTTTCCGTTATGCCTGGCAAGCCGTTTGGCATTTTCCTGCCTAAGCCCTCTGATGCTGATGATTTTCGAACCGTTGATCATTATCTGACGGCACTGGAAGTACAAAATAACCTTCCCGTTGGCTCGACTCCTATTATCAGTGTGGCAGAGTCGTCTATTGGTGCCATTAACCAGAACACATTCATAAATGCCAGCACCCGGCTGTCAGGGTTTACCTGGGGAGCCGAGGATTTGCCTGCCGATATTGGCGCAACCACTAACCGTGACCAGGATGGCGCTCACTTTCTGATTCACCGGATGAACCGGGCTAACTGTCTGCTGGTGGCTTCGGCGGGTAATATGCAGGCGATAGACGGCATTTGTGATGATTACAAAAGTCAGAAGAAACTGCGGGCAGAGTGCGAGCGTGCGCGCATGGAAGGGTTTACCGGCAAGCTGGCGATTCATCCTGATCAGGTTGAAATTATCAATCAGTGCTTCACGCCATCCACCGATGAAGTGGCCTATGCCCGGCGGGTGGTTGATGCTTTTGCCAATGCCAAAGGCGCAGGTACGGTAGGGTTGGATGGACGCATGCTGGACCTGCCTCATCTGAAACAGGCACAGCGTATACTCAGGCTGGTCCGGTCTACGTGA
- a CDS encoding acetyl-CoA carboxylase biotin carboxylase subunit, with protein sequence MNNVPPVQSGQQPFKKVLIANRGEIALRVLRALQQLDIASVAIYHHSDRHSPVVQQADEAIEIVGDSPAAAHLDGQQIIKICQRLGVEAVHPCYGFLSENAEFARTLEQAGITFIGPEADIIELMGDKITSRDFVARHGFPVPPSVNLEPDHPDFLRNIVDMGFPVVVKASAGGGGKGMSIVHSQDELQDALRIAASEAEKYFGDRRVYVEKYFTSARHIEVQVLGDGHRVVHLGERECSIQRRFQKVIEEAPSPALTSAKRQEICDTAKGIAQSAGYNSAGTVEFLYTSEGSYFFLEMNTRIQVEHPVTEMTFNVDLVAEQIHIAAGRPLSLNQETLSSSGHSIECRICAEDAFNDFMPATGKVLFLKEPCGQAVRFDSGLYLNQAITSAFDPMLAKLIVHAPTRQQAIEAMRQALQELVILGVKHNIDYLDTVLRHQQFIEGHFDTGFIKQYDHELTPLQPDKQQQQAILATALLSERSNRLLAEATPDLHAAIGHWRN encoded by the coding sequence ATGAACAACGTTCCGCCTGTTCAGTCAGGTCAACAGCCTTTTAAAAAAGTGCTGATCGCCAATCGTGGGGAGATCGCCCTGAGGGTACTCAGGGCTTTACAGCAGCTCGATATTGCCTCGGTCGCCATTTATCACCACAGTGACCGGCACTCTCCTGTCGTACAACAAGCCGACGAAGCCATAGAAATCGTTGGCGACTCACCCGCAGCCGCACACCTGGACGGACAACAGATTATTAAAATCTGCCAGCGACTGGGTGTCGAGGCCGTACACCCCTGTTACGGTTTTCTGTCTGAAAACGCAGAGTTTGCCCGAACACTGGAACAGGCAGGCATCACCTTTATTGGCCCTGAAGCCGACATTATTGAACTGATGGGCGACAAAATTACTTCAAGGGATTTTGTCGCCCGACACGGTTTCCCGGTTCCCCCTTCTGTAAACCTGGAACCGGATCATCCCGACTTCCTCAGGAACATTGTTGACATGGGCTTCCCAGTGGTGGTCAAGGCTTCAGCCGGTGGTGGCGGCAAGGGCATGAGCATTGTTCACAGCCAGGATGAGCTGCAGGACGCACTGCGCATCGCCGCTTCAGAAGCGGAAAAATACTTTGGTGACAGACGGGTTTACGTTGAGAAGTATTTTACCAGCGCCCGACATATTGAAGTGCAGGTGCTGGGCGATGGTCACCGTGTGGTTCACCTGGGCGAAAGAGAGTGCTCTATTCAGCGACGTTTCCAGAAGGTTATTGAAGAAGCCCCCTCTCCGGCGCTGACCAGCGCTAAACGTCAGGAAATCTGTGACACCGCAAAAGGCATTGCTCAAAGCGCGGGCTACAACAGCGCGGGTACGGTTGAGTTTCTGTATACGTCAGAGGGCAGTTATTTCTTTCTGGAGATGAACACCCGCATTCAGGTAGAACACCCGGTTACTGAGATGACGTTTAACGTAGACTTGGTTGCAGAGCAGATTCATATCGCAGCAGGCCGCCCCCTGTCTCTGAACCAGGAAACACTGTCTTCATCCGGCCACTCCATCGAATGCAGGATCTGCGCCGAAGATGCCTTTAACGATTTTATGCCCGCCACCGGCAAAGTACTGTTTCTGAAAGAACCCTGCGGGCAGGCCGTCCGGTTCGACAGTGGCCTGTATCTTAACCAGGCGATTACCAGCGCCTTTGATCCCATGCTGGCAAAATTGATTGTTCATGCCCCCACCCGTCAGCAAGCCATTGAAGCCATGAGACAGGCACTTCAGGAGCTGGTGATTCTCGGGGTAAAACACAATATTGATTATCTGGATACTGTTTTGCGCCACCAGCAGTTTATTGAAGGCCATTTTGATACAGGCTTTATCAAGCAATACGACCATGAACTAACACCCCTCCAGCCTGACAAACAGCAACAACAGGCTATTCTGGCAACCGCCCTGCTGAGTGAGCGCAGCAATCGTCTGCTGGCGGAAGCAACGCCAGACCTGCATGCCGCCATCGGCCACTGGAGGAACTGA
- a CDS encoding acetyl-CoA carboxylase biotin carboxyl carrier protein subunit translates to MQPKFLFNGTVHPVIPVRRQQSVQLEIDGRIITAELQWQSAHSAELTIDGKNRQVHVAQDDQQLFVHLDGKTWWLECLDEFSEAASEGGSASGIVIAPMPGVVVELNTSVGESVTEGDHLLLIESMKLQMAIRATATGTVENIHISGTGDSFEKGSVLVEITPEGSA, encoded by the coding sequence ATGCAACCAAAATTTCTGTTTAACGGCACCGTTCATCCTGTTATTCCGGTTCGCAGACAACAGTCTGTTCAGCTAGAGATAGACGGTCGCATCATCACTGCCGAACTCCAGTGGCAAAGCGCTCACAGCGCCGAACTCACTATTGATGGAAAAAACCGGCAGGTCCATGTCGCCCAGGATGATCAGCAGCTATTTGTTCATCTCGATGGTAAAACCTGGTGGCTGGAATGTCTGGACGAGTTCAGCGAGGCCGCCTCTGAAGGAGGCTCTGCCAGCGGCATCGTTATTGCCCCCATGCCCGGCGTCGTGGTCGAGCTGAACACGTCGGTCGGCGAAAGCGTGACTGAAGGCGACCATCTTCTGTTAATTGAAAGCATGAAGCTACAAATGGCTATTCGTGCCACGGCGACAGGTACAGTGGAAAACATTCATATCAGCGGTACAGGCGACAGTTTTGAAAAAGGTTCCGTTCTGGTGGAAATCACCCCGGAGGGTTCAGCATGA